CCTCACCACGTCGTCACGGTCGGACGCGCGGGACGAAGTGACCAGTCTCTCGACGAACACCGACCAGAAGGGCCACTGCTGCGACGAGCGGTAAGGCCGCACACGAGAGATAAATTGGTTCGAAGCCAACGGCGTCTATCAACGGAAGGGTGACGATGGGGCCGAATCCACCCCCGATGTCACCGAACACGTTGCTCGTCCCGACGGCACGGCCCATCTCGTCGTCGGGAACCAGGTCGCCCAGCAGTGCCATCAGTGGTCCGCTCGTCCCACCCTGCCCGACGCCGACGAACAGGCAGGCGAGGGCCAACGACAGATTCGAGTCCGCGACGGTCAGCAGGACGAATCCGAGCGACGTAGCGCCCAAGAAGAACAGCAACGTGGGGATGCGAGACTGTCGCCGGTCGCTCACAGAGCCACCGACGTACATCGAGACGCCCGCGGCGACGACGGTGAGACCCATGAAGATACCCGACGACCCCTGCGCGTCGAAGCCGAAGACGCTGAGGTCGTTCTGTCCGAGAAACAGCACCAGCGTGGCGAACAGCGCACCGATGTAGACGAAGAGGACGGCGAAGTTCACCAACCCGACCGTGAGCGCAGGCAGGTCAGTGTTGACGTCCCACGGCTTGGCCGACGTGTTCCGCTCTGCTTCGACGTGCGTCTCGGGGACCGACCA
The genomic region above belongs to Haloferax marinisediminis and contains:
- a CDS encoding MFS transporter, with the translated sequence MVSTFFIGFGGGVIFPILPNLGAVLGISPVLVGIILSANRFSRLLANAPAGSLVDRIGTRTPFVVGMFVQGVATFGYVVAMVAPLPEAWFLLARLLWGVGSALVFATAYTIAADVSDGRSRGANMGLIRGGVLFGFPTGVVIGGVLSELAGTLTAFGVATVFAFLASAIAYWSVPETHVEAERNTSAKPWDVNTDLPALTVGLVNFAVLFVYIGALFATLVLFLGQNDLSVFGFDAQGSSGIFMGLTVVAAGVSMYVGGSVSDRRQSRIPTLLFFLGATSLGFVLLTVADSNLSLALACLFVGVGQGGTSGPLMALLGDLVPDDEMGRAVGTSNVFGDIGGGFGPIVTLPLIDAVGFEPIYLSCAALPLVAAVALLVGVRRETGHFVPRVRP